A region from the Muribaculum gordoncarteri genome encodes:
- a CDS encoding thiazole synthase: protein MDLLKIGGRDFSSRLFVGTGKFPSNKLMLESILASGSEMITVAMKRIDMQHEEDDDMMRHINRDKVQFLPNTSGVRNAEEAILAAKLSRDCFGTDFIKLEIHPDPKYLLPDPIETLKATEVLAREGFVVLPYIQADPVLCKRLEEVGSAAVMPLGAPIGTNKGLKTRDLLEIIIAESRVPVVIDAGLGAPSHAADAMEMGADAVLVNTAIAVAGNPVEMAVAFKLAVEAGRKAYLAGLGRQSTFAQATSPLTSFLD from the coding sequence ATGGACTTACTTAAAATCGGAGGACGCGACTTCAGCTCACGCCTTTTCGTAGGCACGGGAAAGTTTCCCTCCAACAAGCTTATGCTTGAATCCATCCTCGCATCAGGCTCCGAAATGATTACCGTAGCGATGAAACGCATCGACATGCAGCATGAGGAGGATGACGACATGATGCGTCACATCAATCGCGACAAAGTTCAGTTTCTCCCAAACACATCGGGCGTGCGCAACGCCGAGGAGGCTATTCTTGCCGCAAAATTGTCACGCGACTGCTTCGGGACCGACTTCATCAAACTTGAAATCCATCCCGACCCGAAATATCTGCTCCCCGACCCCATCGAAACGCTGAAAGCCACCGAGGTACTTGCCCGCGAGGGATTTGTGGTGCTGCCCTACATTCAGGCCGATCCGGTGCTGTGCAAACGCCTTGAAGAGGTCGGCTCGGCTGCCGTAATGCCGCTCGGCGCACCCATAGGCACCAACAAGGGGCTGAAAACCCGCGACCTTCTTGAGATAATAATAGCCGAGAGCCGCGTTCCTGTAGTAATCGATGCCGGACTCGGGGCTCCGTCACATGCCGCCGATGCAATGGAGATGGGTGCCGATGCCGTACTGGTGAACACCGCAATAGCCGTTGCCGGCAATCCGGTGGAGATGGCCGTAGCCTTCAAGCTCGCAGTCGAAGCCGGGCGCAAAGCTTATCTCGCAGGACTCGGCAGACAAAGCACATTCGCGCAAGCAACCTCTCCCCTAACCTCGTTTCTCGATTAG